The Idiomarina loihiensis L2TR genomic sequence TGATTAAAAAAGCTATTTTGTCGACTTTTTCGACAACCGAACCGTTTTCCTTTAAAAACCTTCGCAGAATAGTTGACACCCCTGCGTATGAGCTTTAATATTCGCAGCCGTTGAATGTTGTTCCCCAGTAGCTCAGTTGGTTAGAGCGGTGGACTGTTAATCCATGTGTCGTTGGTTCGAATCCAACCTGGGGAGCCAAGCAACATCCAACCTGTTCAATTCCCCAGTAGCTCAGTTGGTTAGAGCGGTGGACTGTTAATCCATGTGTCGTTGGTTCGAATCCAACCTGGGGAGCCACATTTAGAGAGAACCGCCTATACGGCGGTTTTTTCGTTTCTGGACCACAGCCCTGCACTCAGTTCAGTAACCGGCTGCTCAGCGCCTTTAGATATCCACTGAGCTAATTCATCTGCAACACTAGGCCAATATAACCGTTGCGGATTACGTTGGGTTAACCAGCTATCAATTGACACACTGTCGATTCGCTTAAGGACATGCGCCAACCCCTGCTCCTGCAGTATCTGCGCATTCCATTTTTGCTCAAACTGACCGGTCAAAGGTTTTACTGCAAGCGCTTTGCCCTGACTCAGAGCCTCGCAACTGGTTTCAAACCCCGCATTAGACAAAATAGCCGACGCCTTATTGAAGTGAGCGGCAAACTCCGCTCTCGAGGGAGGGTAACACTCAATATGACCTAAAGATTCGCGCTTTGCCAAAGGATGAAAAAAAGAAAACTCGTAATTATCTAAAGGCTGCAATTGTTCAATCACATGCCGTGGGTCTTCAAAGGGTAAATACACAACCACACGTTGCATTAAGCCACCACAGTTATTTTCTTCATGCCTGACCACAGGGGGAATCGCATTACCGGTTGAAAGCCAGTGCATACCGACAGGCTCTGAACAGGGCGCAAATGAAGATATCAGCTTTTTCTGCCACCAGGACAAACGCCGGAACAATTCAGGCTCTTGAAACGCATACTGACGACCCAAGCCAATACAGCGTACTCCGGCTTTCTTAGCCGCCCAGGCGGTTACGGGTTCATAATCTGTGATCACTAAATCGTAATTTTTTACCGGTAACTTTTTTACATCCTGCCAAAACTGACTCCAGTCGTTGTTCAGCAACGTCTTACGTCTTCGTAACCGCCCTTTTTCAGTGACAAAAGACAAACCCTGCTGCCACTGATAATCGCCGAAAACGTCCATATCGAATAAGCCGGCAACATCACGCCCCGATATCAGGTAATCAATATCAACATTATATTTTGCAAGAGACTTTGCCATGGTGTGACAGCGACTCAGGTGACCATTACCCGTGCCCTGTATACCATAAAGAATTTTCATATAACGAACTCCGATACGACAATAGCCAGCGAAGCGCCGGCAACAATATCGCTGGGGTAATGGACACCAACCACAACTCGGGAGGCACCAATGGCGGCAGCCCAGCCAAAACAGACTAAGCCAAGATTTGGGTAGTACTGATAGGTTACTGTAGAAAACAGAACCGCAGCTGCGGTATGGCCAGAGGGAAAACTGAATTTATCACTGGCGACAACCAAAGCGGCAAAGGATAAATTTAACTCACTGGGTCGCTGGCGCCGAAAACTGTTTTTCATTATCCAGTAAACCGGTAGCTCAAAAGCAAAGGCAAGTAACAGGTGGGCAAAATAGTCGTCGCCGGATTCGTCCAGAAGCCAGGCCATTAATGCAATAACCAGGTAACCGTAACCGTCACCACTGCGCGACGTCAGCAGTGCAATCTGTCCGGGCAAATCCTTAGCCCGCAAACCAGAAAATAAACAATAGCAATAGCGATC encodes the following:
- a CDS encoding glycosyltransferase family protein, encoding MKILYGIQGTGNGHLSRCHTMAKSLAKYNVDIDYLISGRDVAGLFDMDVFGDYQWQQGLSFVTEKGRLRRRKTLLNNDWSQFWQDVKKLPVKNYDLVITDYEPVTAWAAKKAGVRCIGLGRQYAFQEPELFRRLSWWQKKLISSFAPCSEPVGMHWLSTGNAIPPVVRHEENNCGGLMQRVVVYLPFEDPRHVIEQLQPLDNYEFSFFHPLAKRESLGHIECYPPSRAEFAAHFNKASAILSNAGFETSCEALSQGKALAVKPLTGQFEQKWNAQILQEQGLAHVLKRIDSVSIDSWLTQRNPQRLYWPSVADELAQWISKGAEQPVTELSAGLWSRNEKTAV
- a CDS encoding phosphatase PAP2 family protein, which gives rise to MVLISYLQRFDRYCYCLFSGLRAKDLPGQIALLTSRSGDGYGYLVIALMAWLLDESGDDYFAHLLLAFAFELPVYWIMKNSFRRQRPSELNLSFAALVVASDKFSFPSGHTAAAVLFSTVTYQYYPNLGLVCFGWAAAIGASRVVVGVHYPSDIVAGASLAIVVSEFVI